In a single window of the Anaerocolumna cellulosilytica genome:
- the cls gene encoding cardiolipin synthase, which yields MHKIKNRHLKGQIILLNLQISGIKLLHIFYNFFIFSFFGWIYESTLVSVRKKIWVNRGFLNGPIIPIYGAGATMVYMVFWQCREQLLVVFFGGMFLATILEYSTSLVMEILFHAKWWDYSDKKFNIGGRICLLASLFWGILSVGVIFYLQPLMVKLYEKVPVEAGSLGVYISLMLFMTDTVITVSHTFKLDKILVDIQTLKRDFTEYMVGSRLYETKEELKQKLTGYKQAELYDRIRQFMEDNREKLLERNKHIEDFDLKKLYLDIEKNIKEYMAKLQTKINKTSYVQRRLLKAFPGLRTSRPEVAGTSAKKGITVNRKAMRWVDMNNIFNEELKGTSKSYLSGFLRVALVGILVILQFGVLFLLTYWLSESTIYFYLIIEIGSIFITIGLVNDNRNSTYKIGWICIILILPLTGHIMYALWGKGDATKKIDKKILASISNGNQYHYYDDALTEEFAKKYPTKSRMSKYMESQHFPLFKNNQINYYPMGENTFDAIFGDIKNAKKFILINFFIVGEGVLWSNMHDLLLQKIKEGVQVKFMYDDFGATLRTSKNFRRNLEAEGFEIAVFNPIHKYTDKLYMNYRSHQKIIVIDGNIGYTGGMNLADEYVNLINRFGTWKDNAVRVEGDAVWGLTVTFLQMWEICNERLTLDYNCFRPSIEFPPNEVYCHVISDGPANNPNNPIESIYKQVINYAKEYLYITTPYLIIEDDMKQALITAAKSGVDVRIITPYIPDKKNVKRLTNYNYGQLLEGGIRIFEYKPGFIHAKTIINEDCGIVGTINMDYRSFFLHYECGLWMCNPEVISMVKKDIIDTIDISVEITYEEWKNRPWYLKTYQRILNLFSTQM from the coding sequence ATGCATAAAATCAAAAATAGACACTTAAAAGGACAGATAATATTGCTTAACTTACAAATATCAGGAATTAAATTATTACATATTTTTTATAATTTTTTTATTTTTTCTTTTTTTGGATGGATATACGAGAGTACTTTAGTATCCGTTCGGAAAAAAATATGGGTAAACAGAGGTTTTTTAAATGGGCCGATTATACCCATCTATGGAGCTGGAGCCACAATGGTTTATATGGTGTTCTGGCAATGCAGGGAACAGCTTTTGGTGGTGTTTTTTGGAGGAATGTTCCTTGCAACGATTTTGGAATATTCAACCTCTCTAGTTATGGAGATATTATTTCATGCAAAATGGTGGGATTATAGTGATAAAAAATTTAATATCGGCGGGCGAATCTGCTTATTAGCATCCCTATTTTGGGGTATATTATCAGTAGGTGTGATTTTTTATCTTCAGCCTTTGATGGTAAAATTATACGAAAAGGTTCCGGTAGAAGCAGGCAGCCTTGGCGTTTATATCAGTTTGATGCTATTTATGACTGATACAGTGATTACTGTATCCCATACCTTCAAGTTAGATAAGATTTTAGTGGATATACAAACTTTAAAGCGGGATTTTACAGAATATATGGTAGGCAGCCGTTTATATGAAACCAAGGAAGAATTAAAGCAAAAACTTACTGGTTATAAGCAGGCTGAATTATATGATAGAATCAGGCAATTTATGGAGGACAACCGAGAAAAATTACTGGAAAGAAATAAACACATAGAAGATTTTGATTTGAAAAAGCTTTATCTTGATATAGAGAAAAATATTAAGGAATATATGGCAAAGCTGCAAACGAAGATTAATAAGACTAGCTATGTACAGCGACGTTTGTTAAAAGCATTTCCCGGCCTTCGTACCTCCAGACCGGAAGTGGCCGGTACTTCTGCAAAAAAAGGAATTACGGTTAATAGAAAAGCAATGAGGTGGGTGGATATGAATAATATATTTAATGAAGAATTAAAGGGCACCAGCAAGAGCTACTTAAGTGGATTTCTACGAGTAGCTTTAGTGGGCATCCTTGTAATACTACAATTCGGTGTATTATTTCTGCTTACATATTGGCTGAGTGAGTCCACCATTTATTTTTATTTGATTATTGAAATCGGAAGTATTTTTATAACCATTGGTTTAGTTAATGATAATCGGAATTCGACGTATAAAATAGGCTGGATATGCATTATATTGATACTACCATTAACAGGGCATATTATGTATGCATTGTGGGGAAAAGGCGATGCAACCAAAAAGATTGATAAAAAGATTCTGGCAAGTATTAGCAACGGCAATCAATACCATTATTATGATGACGCTTTAACAGAGGAGTTTGCAAAAAAATATCCTACCAAAAGCAGGATGTCAAAATATATGGAATCACAGCATTTTCCTTTGTTTAAAAATAATCAGATAAACTATTATCCCATGGGTGAGAACACCTTTGATGCAATCTTTGGAGATATTAAGAATGCCAAAAAGTTTATCCTTATCAACTTTTTTATAGTTGGAGAGGGTGTGCTTTGGAGTAATATGCATGATTTGCTGTTACAAAAAATCAAAGAAGGCGTTCAGGTTAAATTTATGTACGATGATTTTGGAGCTACCTTGCGTACTTCCAAAAACTTTAGAAGGAATCTGGAAGCTGAAGGGTTTGAAATTGCGGTCTTTAATCCGATTCACAAGTATACGGATAAGCTCTATATGAATTATAGAAGCCATCAAAAAATAATAGTAATAGATGGAAATATTGGGTATACCGGAGGCATGAATCTGGCCGATGAGTACGTTAATCTAATTAACCGTTTTGGAACCTGGAAGGATAATGCAGTTAGAGTAGAAGGAGACGCAGTTTGGGGGTTAACAGTAACCTTTTTGCAAATGTGGGAAATTTGTAACGAAAGATTAACATTAGACTACAATTGCTTTAGACCTTCCATAGAATTTCCGCCCAATGAAGTGTACTGCCATGTTATATCAGATGGGCCTGCTAATAATCCCAATAATCCGATTGAAAGCATTTACAAACAAGTAATAAACTACGCAAAAGAGTATTTATATATAACTACACCTTATCTTATCATCGAAGACGATATGAAACAAGCATTGATAACAGCAGCTAAGAGTGGTGTAGATGTTAGAATAATTACGCCTTATATACCGGATAAAAAGAATGTTAAGCGATTGACAAATTACAATTACGGACAGCTTTTAGAGGGGGGTATTAGGATATTTGAATACAAACCAGGTTTTATCCATGCAAAAACTATAATTAACGAGGATTGCGGTATTGTGGGTACCATAAATATGGACTACCGCAGCTTTTTCCT
- a CDS encoding ribonuclease H-like domain-containing protein: protein MYTTTQDICIEQYYPYHFGYSLTEIIFFDIETTGFSAKTSFVYLIGCMYYKDNTWRLTQWLTEDIVSEKKLLETFITFLNEYKLIIHYNGTGFDIPYLAGKCTKYQLNNPFNVIESFDIYKKLLPLKKLLPTANLKLKTMEEFINLKRQDTFSGEELIQIYANYLGKLQSEKLRSKQPSTGLSSYQEITATHDTQSHTTSAEEVRAQILLHNYEDVKNLLPLGNLLYFAALFQENSWAWSKEATKTPNTFRIEEYWEEKTCLHIMLQHPITLPSFSLTVPLPNFSNEEGVQQIELSNFMTLSVKKDGFYLDIPILQGELKHFFPNYRDYFFLPLEDRAIHKSVAQFVDKEYREKAKPANCYVKESGYYLPQTEYLFSPVFQYSNKDKITFFETANPDFKVPANKEKYIKSILHYIIQNKNITVNS, encoded by the coding sequence ATGTATACAACAACACAAGATATATGTATAGAACAGTATTACCCTTATCATTTTGGTTATTCCCTGACAGAAATTATCTTTTTTGATATAGAAACCACTGGTTTTTCCGCTAAGACCTCTTTTGTCTATCTGATAGGCTGTATGTATTACAAAGACAATACCTGGCGGCTGACCCAATGGTTGACTGAAGATATTGTCAGCGAAAAAAAACTATTAGAGACTTTTATAACCTTCTTAAATGAATACAAGCTCATTATTCACTATAACGGAACCGGTTTTGATATTCCTTATTTAGCCGGGAAATGCACAAAGTATCAACTTAACAATCCCTTTAATGTCATCGAAAGCTTCGATATATACAAGAAACTGCTTCCCTTAAAAAAACTGTTACCTACAGCTAATCTTAAGCTAAAAACCATGGAAGAATTCATTAATCTTAAAAGGCAAGATACTTTTAGCGGAGAAGAACTGATTCAAATCTATGCGAATTATTTAGGCAAACTCCAATCAGAAAAGCTGAGAAGTAAACAACCCTCTACTGGTCTTTCAAGCTATCAGGAGATTACAGCCACCCATGATACTCAATCACATACTACCTCTGCTGAGGAAGTAAGGGCACAAATACTTCTCCATAACTACGAAGATGTAAAAAATCTTTTACCCCTCGGAAACCTTTTATATTTTGCAGCACTTTTTCAGGAAAATAGCTGGGCATGGTCAAAGGAAGCAACTAAAACTCCCAATACCTTCCGAATTGAAGAATATTGGGAAGAAAAGACTTGTTTACATATTATGTTGCAGCACCCGATAACACTGCCTTCCTTCTCCTTAACCGTTCCTCTTCCAAACTTTTCAAATGAAGAAGGAGTTCAACAAATAGAATTATCTAATTTTATGACACTGTCTGTTAAAAAAGACGGCTTCTATTTAGATATTCCTATTTTACAAGGTGAATTAAAGCATTTTTTTCCCAATTACCGAGATTACTTCTTCCTTCCTCTAGAAGATAGAGCTATTCATAAAAGTGTTGCCCAATTTGTGGATAAGGAGTACCGTGAAAAGGCAAAACCTGCCAACTGCTATGTAAAGGAATCAGGATATTATCTTCCACAGACTGAATATCTATTTTCACCTGTTTTCCAATATAGCAACAAGGATAAGATAACATTTTTTGAGACTGCTAACCCTGACTTCAAAGTTCCTGCCAATAAAGAAAAATATATTAAATCTATCCTGCATTATATTATTCAAAACAAAAATATTACTGTGAATTCTTAA
- the rpmF gene encoding 50S ribosomal protein L32 has protein sequence MGAICPKNKSSKARRDSRRANWKMSAPNLVKCSKCGALMMPHRVCKACGSYNKKEIITAE, from the coding sequence ATGGGAGCTATCTGTCCAAAGAATAAATCTTCAAAAGCTAGAAGAGATAGTCGTAGAGCAAACTGGAAAATGTCTGCGCCTAATTTAGTAAAATGCAGCAAGTGTGGAGCATTAATGATGCCACATAGAGTTTGCAAAGCTTGTGGATCTTACAACAAGAAAGAAATCATAACTGCTGAATAA
- a CDS encoding YceD family protein translates to MIINLSEIMSVKGNVKHIQAPIELKNFCMEGMEYPFANKSYVELTLSHVGERQVRIEGEAKISLLIPCNRCLEEVENEFELKFFKDLDFNLDSEDRIKELDETNYISGYNLDVDLLVYDEILIDFPMKVLCDVNCKGICRECGTNLNKSNCSCKEADPDPRMSRIRDIFNNF, encoded by the coding sequence ATGATAATTAATTTGTCAGAAATAATGTCTGTCAAAGGCAACGTCAAGCATATACAAGCTCCAATCGAGTTGAAGAATTTTTGCATGGAGGGGATGGAATATCCCTTTGCCAACAAGTCTTATGTCGAGCTTACATTATCCCATGTAGGCGAGCGTCAAGTTAGAATTGAAGGTGAAGCAAAAATATCTTTGTTAATTCCGTGCAACAGATGCCTTGAAGAGGTAGAGAATGAGTTTGAGCTTAAATTTTTCAAAGATTTGGACTTTAATCTTGACTCAGAAGACCGAATTAAGGAATTAGACGAAACAAATTATATTAGTGGATATAATCTGGATGTAGATTTATTAGTCTATGATGAAATATTAATAGACTTTCCCATGAAGGTTCTGTGTGATGTAAACTGCAAAGGTATTTGCAGAGAATGCGGTACTAACTTGAACAAGAGTAACTGCAGCTGTAAAGAAGCAGATCCGGATCCCAGAATGTCAAGAATCCGTGATATATTCAATAATTTTTAA
- a CDS encoding acetate/propionate family kinase, producing the protein MKVLVINCGSSSLKYQLIDSETEKALAIGLCERIGIDGRLVHTPAGGEKVVKEAAMDTHEAAIKLVLEALTNKDHGVISSLEEIGAVGHRVVHGGEKFASSTMITDEVLNAIEECCDLAPLHNPANLIGIRACKALMPNVPMVGVFDTAFHQTMPEKAYLYGLPSEYYDKYRIRKYGFHGTSHSFVAKRTMELCNLDPNNSKIIVCHLGNGASITAVKNGKSIDTSMGLTPLEGLTMGTRSGDIDPAIIEFIMKKENKSIDEAIEILNKKSGVYGVSGISSDFRDLEAATADGDEKARTATDLFVYRAAKYIGSYVTAMNGVDAIAFTAGLGENDKNVRGGIMSYLGYLGVEMVVENNNTRGKEIKLSTDDSKVQVWVVPTNEELAIARETVALI; encoded by the coding sequence ATGAAAGTATTAGTTATTAATTGTGGTAGTTCTTCTTTGAAATATCAGTTAATCGATTCAGAAACAGAAAAAGCATTGGCAATAGGTCTTTGTGAAAGAATAGGTATAGATGGTCGTTTGGTGCATACTCCTGCAGGCGGAGAAAAAGTAGTAAAAGAAGCCGCTATGGATACACATGAAGCCGCTATAAAATTAGTTTTGGAAGCGCTTACAAATAAAGACCATGGTGTGATTTCTTCTTTGGAGGAGATTGGAGCAGTTGGACACAGAGTAGTGCATGGCGGTGAAAAATTCGCTTCTTCTACTATGATAACAGATGAAGTGTTAAACGCTATTGAAGAATGCTGTGATTTGGCACCTCTTCATAACCCAGCTAACTTAATAGGAATTCGTGCGTGCAAAGCTTTAATGCCTAACGTACCAATGGTAGGTGTATTTGATACAGCATTCCATCAGACAATGCCTGAAAAAGCTTATTTATACGGTCTGCCTTCTGAATATTATGACAAATACAGAATCAGAAAATATGGTTTCCACGGAACCAGCCATAGTTTTGTTGCAAAGAGAACCATGGAATTATGTAACCTGGATCCGAATAACTCAAAAATTATTGTATGCCATCTGGGAAATGGTGCTAGTATAACCGCTGTTAAAAATGGCAAATCTATAGACACCAGCATGGGTCTTACTCCATTAGAAGGTTTAACTATGGGAACAAGAAGTGGTGATATCGATCCTGCTATTATTGAGTTCATCATGAAAAAAGAAAATAAATCCATTGATGAAGCAATTGAAATATTAAATAAAAAATCCGGTGTTTATGGTGTATCTGGTATATCAAGCGATTTCAGGGACTTAGAAGCTGCAACTGCGGATGGTGATGAAAAGGCTCGTACTGCAACTGATTTATTCGTTTACCGTGCTGCAAAGTACATTGGTTCTTATGTAACAGCCATGAACGGTGTTGATGCTATTGCATTTACAGCAGGTTTGGGAGAAAATGACAAGAACGTAAGAGGCGGTATTATGTCCTACCTAGGCTATTTAGGAGTTGAGATGGTAGTTGAAAACAACAATACCAGAGGTAAAGAAATTAAACTATCTACAGATGACTCCAAGGTACAAGTATGGGTAGTACCTACTAACGAAGAATTAGCAATCGCAAGAGAAACAGTAGCATTAATCTAA
- the pta gene encoding phosphate acetyltransferase — MGFIDAIKERAKQNKKKIVLPETSDRRTLEAASKILGEGIADIVLVGNADSIKKEAEGLDLTGAQIVDPATTEKLGSYVDLLVELRKSKGMTPEAAKDVLTKDYLTFGVTMVKAGDADGMVAGALHATADVLRPSLQILKTAPGTKLVSAFFVMVVPNCEYGSNGTFIFSDAGLNQNPNAEELAAIAGSSAKSFKLLVGEEPIVAMLSHSTKGSAKHADVDKVVEATKIAKEAYPEYKLDGEFQLDAAIVPSVGSSKAPGSEIAGKANVLIFPDLDAGNIGYKLTQRLAKAEAYGPITQGIAKPVNDLSRGCSAEDIVGVIAITAVQAAAGE; from the coding sequence GTGGGATTCATTGACGCAATTAAAGAAAGAGCAAAACAAAATAAAAAGAAAATTGTATTGCCTGAAACAAGTGACAGAAGGACGCTAGAAGCTGCTTCTAAAATATTAGGGGAAGGTATCGCAGATATCGTACTTGTTGGTAATGCAGACTCCATAAAGAAAGAGGCGGAAGGATTAGACCTGACTGGTGCCCAAATCGTAGATCCTGCCACAACTGAAAAATTAGGTTCATATGTTGATTTGTTGGTAGAATTAAGAAAAAGCAAGGGTATGACGCCAGAAGCTGCAAAGGATGTATTAACCAAGGATTACTTAACATTTGGTGTAACGATGGTAAAGGCAGGAGATGCGGACGGTATGGTAGCAGGTGCACTTCATGCAACTGCAGATGTATTAAGACCTTCTTTACAGATTTTAAAAACTGCTCCTGGTACGAAACTAGTATCTGCCTTCTTTGTTATGGTAGTTCCTAATTGTGAATATGGATCAAATGGTACATTTATCTTTTCTGATGCCGGTCTGAACCAGAATCCCAATGCAGAAGAGTTAGCTGCCATAGCTGGAAGTTCTGCGAAGAGCTTTAAACTCTTAGTTGGTGAAGAACCAATTGTTGCCATGCTTTCTCACTCTACAAAGGGAAGTGCAAAACATGCAGATGTTGATAAGGTAGTAGAAGCTACGAAGATTGCTAAGGAAGCATATCCGGAATATAAGCTGGATGGAGAATTCCAGTTGGATGCAGCAATTGTTCCAAGTGTAGGTTCCTCTAAAGCTCCCGGAAGTGAAATAGCTGGTAAAGCGAATGTATTAATCTTCCCTGACCTGGATGCAGGTAACATTGGATACAAATTAACACAAAGACTTGCAAAGGCAGAAGCTTACGGCCCTATTACGCAGGGTATTGCAAAGCCTGTAAATGACTTATCAAGAGGTTGCAGTGCAGAAGATATCGTAGGTGTTATTGCAATCACTGCTGTACAGGCGGCTGCTGGGGAGTAA
- a CDS encoding HD-GYP domain-containing protein: MDIISSKNVISIVRNTLNYIDERLINHGERVSYILYKMLVYDNKLSRKDIISYTVAGLLHDIGAYKSEELSEMIKFETQNVWGHTVYGYLFLRYLSPLNKLSEIVLYHHLDYKKLKKLNSKYEDIAGYLNLADRIDVCLMAKDRGEFKKIFEDNSNLKFSANALKVFREADKEFGILAHINDKSYLLELNTVFGEIVLNKAQKEMFLKMLIYSIDFRSEYTVMHTITTVSVADEIGRLMKLTAHEKESLHYGALLHDIGKITTPINILEAPRILTDEEMKIMRNHVKMSELILKDYIDEEILEIAIRHHEKLDGTGYHRGLKADKLTLPQRILAVSDIISALCGKRSYKDSFDKAKIFHLIAKDTIKGKLCPDTVLCVMDHFDEIMDNVHKETYKPLHIYSEIKTKYGIFYNKLQKL, translated from the coding sequence ATGGATATTATAAGTAGTAAAAATGTAATAAGTATTGTAAGAAATACTCTTAACTATATTGATGAGAGGCTTATAAACCATGGGGAGAGAGTTAGTTATATTCTTTATAAAATGTTGGTATATGATAATAAGCTAAGCAGAAAAGATATTATAAGTTACACGGTTGCCGGCCTATTACATGATATAGGAGCTTATAAAAGTGAAGAATTAAGCGAGATGATAAAATTTGAAACACAAAATGTGTGGGGACATACTGTCTATGGCTACTTATTTTTAAGATATCTTTCACCTTTAAATAAATTGTCTGAAATAGTTCTATATCATCATCTGGATTATAAAAAACTGAAAAAATTAAACTCAAAATACGAAGATATTGCCGGATATCTTAACTTAGCGGATCGAATTGATGTATGTTTAATGGCGAAGGATAGAGGAGAATTCAAAAAAATCTTTGAAGATAACAGTAATCTAAAGTTCTCAGCTAACGCGCTTAAGGTATTTAGGGAAGCTGACAAGGAATTTGGTATATTGGCACATATTAATGATAAGTCCTATTTATTAGAATTAAATACTGTGTTCGGTGAGATTGTCTTAAATAAAGCGCAAAAAGAGATGTTTTTAAAAATGCTCATTTACTCTATAGATTTTCGAAGTGAATATACTGTAATGCATACGATTACTACCGTTAGTGTGGCAGATGAAATAGGACGTCTTATGAAATTAACAGCCCATGAAAAAGAGAGCCTCCATTATGGTGCTCTGCTTCATGATATCGGTAAAATAACAACACCGATTAATATCTTAGAAGCGCCCAGAATACTGACAGATGAAGAGATGAAGATAATGCGTAACCACGTTAAGATGAGTGAGCTAATTTTAAAAGATTATATAGATGAAGAAATATTAGAAATAGCGATTCGGCATCATGAAAAACTGGATGGTACAGGGTATCACAGAGGTCTTAAAGCAGACAAACTGACATTGCCCCAGCGTATTCTTGCAGTATCCGATATTATCAGTGCACTATGCGGAAAGAGAAGTTATAAGGATTCATTTGATAAAGCAAAGATATTTCATTTGATTGCGAAAGATACTATTAAAGGAAAGCTGTGTCCGGATACGGTACTTTGTGTTATGGATCATTTTGATGAAATTATGGATAACGTACATAAGGAAACCTATAAACCTTTACATATTTATAGTGAAATTAAAACAAAATATGGTATCTTTTATAACAAACTGCAAAAACTATAA
- a CDS encoding cyclic lactone autoinducer peptide, which translates to MKNQVEKKMLNVVSKLAMGNAKKTANSACVFFGYQQKLPQSVKNLKKF; encoded by the coding sequence ATGAAAAACCAAGTAGAAAAAAAGATGCTAAACGTTGTTTCGAAACTCGCTATGGGAAATGCCAAAAAAACCGCAAACTCCGCATGTGTTTTCTTTGGCTATCAACAGAAATTACCACAATCAGTTAAGAATTTGAAAAAATTCTAA
- a CDS encoding accessory gene regulator ArgB-like protein, whose translation MFNKLSESLTNRLIETGIIHTDELEIYRFGLETLMMKICHLASYLLLGIFFDKLLELLLFIAAFIPLREYAGGYHAKTPLRCYLVSCLTVISLLFLLHATPSQVMNYSMILAFLASTILFFIVPVESANKPLDESEKTYYRSKAGFLIIFILTGALISRMLDWNYLSYILALSLAYEAVIAIVGLRAGKSVHMQ comes from the coding sequence ATGTTTAACAAGTTGTCAGAGAGCTTGACTAATCGTCTTATTGAAACTGGAATCATTCATACCGATGAACTGGAAATATATCGATTTGGTCTAGAAACTTTAATGATGAAAATCTGTCATTTAGCTTCTTATCTTCTGCTTGGTATTTTCTTTGACAAGTTGTTAGAATTACTTTTGTTCATTGCAGCATTTATACCGCTCCGGGAATATGCCGGCGGTTATCATGCAAAAACTCCCCTAAGATGTTACCTTGTTTCCTGCCTCACGGTGATTTCGTTATTATTTCTGCTGCATGCAACACCCTCCCAGGTTATGAATTACAGTATGATACTGGCTTTTCTTGCAAGTACAATTTTATTTTTTATTGTGCCTGTTGAATCAGCTAATAAGCCACTGGATGAGTCGGAGAAGACCTACTATAGAAGTAAGGCAGGATTCTTAATAATCTTTATTCTGACAGGGGCACTCATTTCCCGGATGTTAGATTGGAATTATTTAAGCTACATCCTTGCCCTAAGTTTGGCATATGAAGCTGTAATAGCCATAGTTGGTTTAAGAGCCGGTAAATCTGTACATATGCAGTAG
- a CDS encoding sensor histidine kinase, translated as MNNAIFIMGLFLSSFVSIRIIMELLNNLFERKFISKKLLYLLEILSIALLGSINALSNEWLNLITVVTISCVLAVKLFEGNIYRKLIYIIILVICMSACESIGILILHFVYQISGITIASEKLRVFFDITTTQVFVIFISHIVILRITKKKNINNLNNKQYFLTFVYAIFSIISIYSLSVLMRDIVSGSDIVFVLITIFGTVVINTYFLNILEYASENNRLQYENQLFIQQSRMQYQYYDNLESQYRESLSIIHDVKRHIRAIEDLYNYKESDMAKEYSEKLSTRLEAFQVNEYTDNRVLNIILNDKIRLAEQNNIQISCKIDEFDLSFIDNVDLTTIFANLLDNAFEACLEVKGERSISVQVGSFNNLVVISIKNTMDEPMPGNSSYFESYKKQFIPKKSSKKGHSGIGIPNVMKVINKYNGDFNIQREGTLFVCSIVLSKQGRQEWEDL; from the coding sequence ATGAATAACGCAATATTTATAATGGGGTTGTTTTTATCCAGCTTTGTATCTATACGAATTATAATGGAACTGTTAAATAATTTGTTTGAAAGAAAATTTATCAGTAAAAAGTTACTTTATCTGCTAGAGATACTCTCAATTGCCTTATTAGGTTCTATTAACGCATTGAGTAATGAATGGCTTAACCTGATTACAGTGGTAACTATATCATGTGTTCTGGCTGTAAAATTATTTGAAGGTAATATTTATAGAAAGTTAATCTACATTATAATACTGGTAATCTGTATGAGTGCCTGTGAATCTATTGGTATTCTTATTCTTCATTTTGTGTATCAGATATCCGGTATTACAATCGCATCTGAGAAGCTTCGTGTATTTTTTGACATTACCACTACCCAGGTCTTTGTCATTTTTATCAGTCATATTGTGATTCTTCGCATTACGAAAAAGAAGAATATAAATAATTTAAATAACAAACAGTATTTTTTGACTTTTGTATATGCTATTTTTAGTATTATAAGCATTTACAGTTTGTCTGTTTTAATGAGGGATATTGTTTCTGGCAGCGATATTGTCTTTGTATTGATAACGATTTTTGGTACTGTAGTAATTAACACCTATTTTTTGAATATTTTGGAGTATGCTTCAGAAAATAACAGATTGCAGTATGAAAATCAATTGTTCATTCAACAGTCAAGGATGCAGTACCAGTACTATGATAATCTGGAAAGTCAGTATAGAGAATCTTTAAGTATAATCCATGATGTAAAAAGGCATATAAGAGCTATAGAAGATTTGTATAATTATAAGGAAAGTGATATGGCAAAGGAATATTCTGAGAAATTAAGTACAAGGCTGGAAGCCTTTCAAGTCAATGAATATACGGATAATCGGGTATTAAATATCATTCTAAATGATAAGATTCGTTTGGCAGAACAAAATAATATACAAATTTCCTGTAAAATTGATGAATTTGATTTATCCTTTATTGATAACGTGGATTTAACTACCATATTTGCAAATCTACTGGATAATGCTTTTGAAGCGTGCCTGGAGGTAAAAGGCGAAAGAAGTATTTCGGTACAGGTAGGGTCCTTTAATAATCTTGTAGTTATTAGCATCAAAAATACTATGGATGAACCCATGCCTGGTAACAGCAGCTATTTTGAGAGTTATAAAAAGCAATTTATACCTAAAAAATCCAGTAAAAAGGGACATAGTGGAATTGGTATACCAAACGTTATGAAAGTGATTAACAAATATAACGGTGATTTTAACATTCAAAGAGAAGGAACACTTTTTGTATGCAGTATAGTATTGTCAAAACAAGGAAGACAAGAATGGGAAGATTTATGA
- a CDS encoding LytR/AlgR family response regulator transcription factor gives MINIAICDDEHVITEQMQEIIMNYQKVRQEDFQLTIYHSGEKLLTARESYDIIFLDIYMAGIDGIETAKRLRRNDKTVEIIYLTSYAGLTREALSVHAFEYLEKPIKREVIIKQLDEVLERILHKKLIEDSKTKTIDFNAGKNSIRLFVDDIYYFERVDRKIKAVTKKGNFILYETIASLEEKLHTFDFVTPHQSFVVNINNMKDYVKDEIVMMNYDIIPVAQKRASDFKRIMREFLQKQLENN, from the coding sequence ATGATTAATATTGCAATTTGCGATGATGAGCATGTTATAACGGAACAAATGCAGGAAATCATTATGAACTATCAAAAAGTAAGACAGGAAGATTTTCAACTTACCATATATCATAGCGGAGAGAAACTGCTCACAGCCAGGGAAAGCTATGATATTATTTTTCTGGATATTTATATGGCGGGCATTGATGGGATAGAGACTGCAAAAAGATTGCGAAGAAATGATAAAACCGTTGAAATTATTTATCTTACCAGCTACGCGGGGCTTACCAGAGAAGCTTTATCCGTTCATGCTTTTGAGTATCTGGAAAAGCCTATAAAAAGGGAGGTTATAATTAAGCAGCTGGATGAGGTTTTAGAGCGTATTCTGCATAAAAAGCTTATTGAAGATTCGAAAACCAAAACAATTGATTTTAATGCAGGAAAAAACAGTATCCGCTTATTTGTAGACGATATATATTACTTTGAGCGTGTGGACAGAAAAATTAAAGCAGTTACTAAAAAAGGAAATTTTATACTGTATGAAACCATAGCGTCTTTAGAGGAGAAGCTTCATACTTTTGACTTTGTAACACCGCATCAAAGTTTTGTGGTAAATATCAACAATATGAAGGACTATGTAAAAGATGAAATCGTTATGATGAATTATGACATAATACCTGTGGCACAAAAAAGAGCTTCTGATTTTAAACGTATTATGAGGGAGTTCCTGCAAAAACAATTGGAAAATAATTAG